Proteins encoded by one window of Salicibibacter halophilus:
- the rpsC gene encoding 30S ribosomal protein S3 produces the protein MGQKVNPIGFRIGVIRDWESKWYAEKEYATLLHEDVKIRGYIEERLKDASISTIEIERAANRVNINIHTAKPGMVIGKGGSEVEALRKNLNALTGKRVHINISEIKQADLDAKLVAENIARQLENRVSFRRAMKQSIQRTMRSGAKGIRTEVNGRLGGADMARSESYSEGTVPLHTLRADIDFGTAEADTTYGKIGVKIWIYRGEVLPTKGDRTDEGGD, from the coding sequence GTGGGTCAAAAAGTTAATCCCATAGGTTTTCGGATTGGTGTAATCCGTGACTGGGAATCAAAATGGTACGCAGAAAAAGAATACGCGACGTTGCTGCATGAGGACGTAAAAATTCGCGGGTATATTGAAGAGCGTCTTAAAGATGCTTCCATATCTACGATCGAGATTGAACGTGCGGCAAATCGAGTGAACATCAACATTCACACTGCCAAACCCGGCATGGTGATCGGAAAAGGCGGCTCTGAAGTTGAAGCGTTGCGTAAAAACCTAAACGCCCTCACCGGTAAACGTGTGCACATCAACATCTCCGAGATCAAGCAAGCGGATTTGGATGCGAAGCTCGTTGCGGAAAACATCGCGCGCCAGCTGGAAAACCGCGTATCTTTTCGCCGTGCAATGAAGCAATCCATCCAGCGCACCATGCGTTCCGGAGCAAAGGGTATTCGCACAGAAGTGAACGGACGTCTCGGTGGTGCGGATATGGCACGTTCCGAGAGCTACAGCGAAGGAACTGTTCCATTGCATACGTTGCGAGCGGACATTGATTTTGGCACAGCAGAAGCAGACACCACGTACGGGAAGATTGGTGTAAAAATTTGGATATACCGTGGAGAGGTTCTTCCCACGAAAGGTGACCGCACAGACGAAGGAGGCGACTAA
- the rplV gene encoding 50S ribosomal protein L22 produces the protein MEAKAVAKQVRVAPRKARLVVDLVRGKDVGEAISILKHTPRGVSPTVEKVLKSAIANAEHNYEMEPEDLIISKAYVDEGVTLKRFRPRAMGRASRINKRTSHITIIVSEKEEG, from the coding sequence ATGGAGGCTAAAGCAGTTGCGAAACAGGTTCGAGTCGCTCCTCGAAAAGCACGGTTGGTCGTTGACCTTGTGCGAGGCAAGGACGTCGGAGAAGCCATTTCCATATTGAAGCATACTCCAAGGGGAGTGTCTCCAACGGTGGAGAAGGTGTTGAAATCCGCGATTGCCAATGCGGAGCATAATTATGAAATGGAACCGGAAGATTTGATCATCAGCAAAGCTTACGTGGATGAAGGCGTCACCCTGAAACGTTTTCGCCCGAGGGCTATGGGACGCGCATCCCGGATCAATAAACGAACAAGCCACATTACAATCATTGTTTCAGAAAAGGAGGAAGGATAA
- the rpsS gene encoding 30S ribosomal protein S19, translating to MGRSLKKGPFVDDHLMKKVEAMDVNNSRVIKTWSRRSTIFPNFVGHTIAVYDGRKHVPVYVQEDMVGHKLGEFAPTRTYRGHDKGDKRTKRR from the coding sequence ATGGGACGCAGCTTGAAAAAAGGACCATTTGTAGACGATCATCTAATGAAAAAAGTTGAAGCGATGGATGTAAATAACAGTCGTGTAATTAAAACATGGTCACGCCGCTCCACGATTTTCCCGAATTTTGTCGGTCACACTATTGCAGTCTATGACGGCCGTAAGCATGTGCCTGTTTACGTCCAGGAGGATATGGTCGGTCACAAACTAGGCGAGTTTGCCCCAACACGTACGTATCGGGGACACGACAAGGGCGACAAAAGAACGAAACGGCGTTAA
- the rplB gene encoding 50S ribosomal protein L2 translates to MAVKRYRPKTGGQRFMTGKNFSEITTDSPERSLLAPHSKNAGRNNHGRITTRHQGGGHKRKYRIIDFKRNKDGVPGRVATIEYDPNRSANIALIHYVDGEKRYILSPNGLKVGNNVSSGSDADIKVGNALEIKDIPVGTTIHNIEMRPGKGGQLARAAGAHAQVLGREGKYTLLRLKSGETRQILSTCRATIGQVGNLENEQINIGKAGRNRWLNKRPTVRGFAMNPDDHPHGGGEGKAPVGLDAPVSPWGQPTVGYKTRKRNKPSNKYIVQGRNKKKRR, encoded by the coding sequence ATGGCAGTTAAACGTTATAGACCGAAAACAGGCGGCCAACGTTTTATGACCGGAAAAAATTTCTCCGAAATTACAACCGACAGTCCGGAACGGTCATTGCTTGCGCCGCATTCCAAAAATGCGGGCCGGAACAATCATGGCCGCATTACGACTCGCCACCAAGGTGGCGGCCATAAGCGTAAGTATCGGATCATCGATTTTAAACGCAATAAGGACGGGGTCCCGGGTCGGGTAGCAACGATTGAATATGATCCTAACCGCTCGGCGAATATCGCGCTTATTCATTATGTAGACGGAGAAAAACGCTATATTCTTTCCCCTAACGGTCTTAAAGTCGGTAACAATGTATCATCCGGATCCGATGCAGACATCAAAGTCGGGAACGCGCTTGAAATTAAGGATATTCCGGTAGGCACAACCATTCACAACATTGAAATGAGGCCTGGGAAGGGCGGTCAATTGGCACGCGCGGCGGGTGCTCATGCCCAAGTTCTGGGTCGTGAAGGCAAATATACGCTTCTTCGTTTAAAATCCGGAGAGACCCGTCAGATTCTGTCCACGTGCAGAGCGACAATTGGGCAAGTGGGCAACCTTGAAAATGAACAGATTAATATCGGAAAAGCCGGGCGCAACCGTTGGCTTAATAAACGCCCTACTGTCCGCGGTTTTGCCATGAACCCGGATGACCACCCACACGGCGGTGGTGAAGGAAAAGCGCCGGTCGGACTTGATGCTCCCGTATCCCCTTGGGGACAACCGACTGTTGGATATAAGACGAGAAAAAGAAATAAGCCGTCAAACAAGTATATTGTTCAAGGTCGTAACAAAAAGAAAAGAAGATAA
- the rplW gene encoding 50S ribosomal protein L23 — protein sequence MDARDVIKRPVITERSTEIMEDKKYTFEVDIKANKTQIKQAVEKIFEVDVDKVNTMNYKRKFRRFGRFEGYKPARKKAIVSLTENSDEIEIFDEV from the coding sequence ATGGATGCACGCGATGTAATTAAGCGCCCGGTGATTACGGAACGCTCTACAGAGATCATGGAAGATAAGAAGTACACGTTTGAAGTCGACATTAAAGCAAATAAAACGCAGATCAAACAAGCGGTCGAGAAAATTTTTGAAGTTGATGTTGACAAGGTTAACACGATGAATTATAAACGAAAGTTTCGCCGTTTTGGTCGTTTCGAAGGCTATAAGCCCGCGCGAAAAAAGGCGATTGTAAGCTTAACCGAGAACAGTGATGAGATCGAAATATTTGATGAGGTTTAA
- the rplD gene encoding 50S ribosomal protein L4, whose protein sequence is MPKVTVYNQTGSEVGDAELTDAVFGITPNESVVHDAVVMQQASLRQGTQNAKTRSEVRGGGAKPWRQKGTGRARHGSNRSPIWTGGGVIFAPKPRNYGYKLPKKVRRLAIRSVLSAKVQDDALIVVDDLQFDVPKTKEMVNVLSSLSAEQKTLIVTADDDENLKKSANNLQHVKTIDAQGVNVLDVINSDKLIITKKAVENVEEVLG, encoded by the coding sequence ATGCCTAAAGTAACGGTATACAATCAAACCGGCTCGGAAGTCGGGGACGCGGAACTTACCGACGCCGTTTTCGGAATTACACCGAATGAAAGTGTTGTACACGATGCGGTTGTCATGCAGCAAGCTTCCCTTCGGCAAGGAACCCAAAACGCTAAAACTCGTTCCGAAGTTCGCGGTGGCGGCGCAAAACCTTGGCGCCAAAAAGGAACGGGTCGTGCACGTCATGGCTCAAACCGTTCTCCGATATGGACGGGTGGCGGTGTTATTTTTGCGCCGAAACCAAGAAACTATGGGTATAAACTTCCGAAAAAGGTTCGCCGTCTCGCGATTAGATCCGTACTTTCCGCAAAAGTTCAGGATGACGCGCTTATCGTTGTCGACGACCTTCAATTTGACGTGCCGAAAACAAAAGAAATGGTGAATGTTCTTTCCAGCCTTTCCGCTGAGCAAAAAACATTGATTGTCACAGCGGATGATGATGAAAACCTAAAGAAATCCGCGAACAATCTGCAGCATGTAAAAACCATCGATGCACAAGGTGTAAATGTGCTAGATGTGATCAACAGTGATAAGTTAATCATCACGAAAAAGGCTGTAGAGAACGTAGAGGAGGTGCTTGGCTAA
- the rplC gene encoding 50S ribosomal protein L3, with product MAKGILGRKIGMTQVFQENGDVVPVTVVQANPNIVMQLKTEANDGYDAVQLGADDKKDQRATKPEKGHAEKASTAPKRYVREFRNMNVADHEVGQEVNVNTFASGDTIDVTGVSKGKGFQGSIKRHNYAIGPKSHGSRYHRGSGALSPIDTSKVFKGTKLPGQMGGSQVTVQNLEVVQIDEGRNLLLIKGNVPGPKKGYVKVQSVSQ from the coding sequence ATGGCCAAAGGAATCTTGGGTAGGAAGATCGGCATGACACAGGTATTTCAAGAGAACGGCGATGTTGTCCCTGTAACTGTCGTTCAAGCAAACCCGAACATTGTCATGCAGTTAAAAACAGAAGCGAATGATGGTTACGATGCGGTTCAATTAGGCGCGGATGACAAAAAAGATCAACGTGCCACAAAACCGGAAAAAGGCCATGCTGAAAAAGCAAGCACGGCGCCCAAGCGCTACGTCCGTGAATTTCGCAATATGAATGTTGCAGATCACGAAGTTGGTCAAGAGGTCAACGTTAATACATTTGCATCCGGCGACACTATTGACGTCACGGGTGTTTCGAAAGGGAAAGGATTTCAGGGTTCAATTAAGCGGCACAATTACGCAATCGGACCGAAATCACACGGTTCCCGCTACCATCGAGGTTCAGGCGCATTGAGCCCTATTGACACATCTAAAGTGTTCAAAGGCACAAAGCTTCCCGGCCAAATGGGCGGTAGCCAAGTAACAGTGCAAAACCTTGAAGTGGTTCAAATTGATGAAGGACGTAACCTGTTGCTTATAAAAGGAAATGTACCTGGACCCAAAAAAGGCTATGTAAAGGTACAATCTGTTAGCCAATAA
- the rpsJ gene encoding 30S ribosomal protein S10, translated as MANEKIRIRLKAYDHRILDQSSAKIVETAKRSDAKVSGPVPLPTDRSVYTVIRATHKFKDSREQFEMRTHKRLIDILSPTPQTVDALMRLDLPSGVDIEIKL; from the coding sequence ATGGCAAACGAGAAAATCAGAATTCGATTAAAGGCGTATGATCACCGAATCCTTGATCAATCTTCCGCAAAAATTGTGGAGACCGCGAAGCGTTCCGATGCGAAAGTGTCAGGGCCGGTGCCTCTTCCGACAGACCGGTCGGTATACACCGTTATCCGCGCGACGCACAAGTTTAAGGATTCTCGTGAGCAATTCGAAATGCGCACGCACAAGCGCCTTATCGACATTCTCAGTCCGACGCCGCAAACGGTAGACGCGTTGATGCGTTTGGATCTGCCGTCGGGTGTCGATATTGAGATTAAGCTCTAA
- the tuf gene encoding elongation factor Tu, whose translation MAKEKFDRSKTHANIGTIGHVDHGKTTLTAAITKVLHEQSGTGTVMEYDAIDGAPEEKERGITIATSHVEYETEDRHYAHVDCPGHADYVKNMITGAAQMDGSILVVSAADGPMPQTREHILLSRNVGVPSIVVFLNKVDQVDDEELLELVEMEVRDLLSEYDFPGDDIPVVSGSALKALEGDEEHKQKILDLMQEVDNYIPTPDRDTDKPFMMPVEDVFSITGRGTVATGRVERGMLNSGDEVEILGIVEEKRKTTVTGVEMFHKILDYAEAGDNIGALLRGVNRDDITRGQVLAKPGTITPHTEFKAEVYVLSKDEGGRHTPFFQNYRPQFYFRTTDVTGVINLPEGVEMVMPGDNIEMSVSLIQPIAIEDGTRFSIREGGRTVGSGVVTEIVK comes from the coding sequence ATGGCAAAAGAAAAATTTGATCGGTCGAAAACGCATGCCAATATTGGCACAATCGGCCACGTAGACCACGGAAAAACAACGCTAACCGCAGCGATTACAAAAGTGCTTCATGAGCAATCCGGCACAGGTACTGTCATGGAATATGACGCAATTGATGGTGCTCCGGAAGAGAAGGAGCGTGGCATTACCATCGCGACTTCCCACGTTGAGTATGAGACGGAAGATCGTCACTACGCACACGTGGATTGCCCCGGTCACGCGGACTACGTGAAAAACATGATCACAGGGGCAGCGCAAATGGACGGATCCATCCTCGTTGTATCCGCCGCTGACGGCCCAATGCCGCAAACACGTGAGCACATCTTGCTTTCCCGTAACGTCGGTGTGCCTTCCATTGTTGTTTTTCTTAACAAAGTGGACCAGGTAGACGACGAAGAGCTTCTTGAACTCGTGGAGATGGAAGTGCGCGACCTTCTTTCCGAGTATGACTTCCCGGGAGACGACATCCCAGTTGTATCCGGCTCTGCTTTGAAAGCTCTTGAAGGCGATGAAGAACACAAGCAAAAAATCCTCGACTTGATGCAAGAAGTTGACAACTATATTCCGACACCGGACCGTGACACGGACAAGCCATTCATGATGCCGGTTGAGGACGTCTTCTCCATTACCGGGCGCGGTACCGTTGCAACCGGACGCGTTGAGCGTGGCATGCTTAACTCAGGTGATGAAGTAGAAATCCTCGGCATTGTTGAAGAAAAAAGAAAAACAACTGTTACCGGTGTGGAGATGTTCCACAAGATTCTTGACTATGCCGAAGCGGGTGACAACATCGGTGCATTGCTCCGAGGCGTTAACCGTGACGATATTACGCGTGGACAGGTGCTTGCCAAGCCGGGCACAATCACGCCGCATACGGAATTTAAAGCAGAGGTTTATGTTCTTTCAAAAGATGAAGGCGGTCGTCACACGCCATTCTTTCAAAACTACCGCCCTCAATTTTATTTCCGTACGACAGATGTTACCGGCGTAATCAACTTGCCTGAAGGCGTAGAAATGGTCATGCCTGGGGATAACATCGAAATGTCTGTTAGCCTTATTCAGCCGATTGCCATCGAAGACGGTACACGCTTCTCGATCCGCGAAGGCGGACGCACGGTAGGCTCCGGCGTTGTTACAGAAATCGTGAAATAA
- the fusA gene encoding elongation factor G, whose translation MSREFSLEKTRNIGIMAHIDAGKTTATERILFYTGRTHKIGETHEGASQMDWMSQEQDRGITITSAATTAQWKDHRINIIDTPGHVDFTVEVERSLRVLDGSVAVLDAQSGVEPQTETVWRQATTYHVPRIVFVNKMDKVGADFLYSVSTLKDRLGANAQAVQLPIGAEDEFEGIIDLIEMKAHYYLDDLGKEPEVREIPDEYREQAESYREQLIDAVAEFDEDLMMAYLEGEELSNEDIKRAIRKGTLDIEFYPVFCGSAFKNKGVQLVLDAVLDYLPSPTDVPAIKGIKPDSEEEVTREADDEGSFSALAFKIMTDPYVGKLTFFRVYSGTLSSGSYVRNSSKDNRERVGRLLQMHANSREEISRVYSGDIAAGIGLKDTSTGDTLCDEKDRVILESMDFPETVISLSVEPKSKADQDKMGVALGKLAEEDPTFKTYTDEETGQTVISGMGELHLDIIVDRLKREFKVEAQVGAPQVSYRETIQTSAQCEGKFIRQSGGRGQYGHVWIEFSPNEQGAGFEFQNAVVGGVVPKDYINSVEQGVEEALQNGLLAGYPMIDVKARLYDGSYHDVDSNEMAYKIAASMALKEAKSRCQPVLLEPLMKVEIIVPEEYMGDVMGDITSRRGRVEGMGARGNAQIISAFVPLAEMFGYATNLRSNTQGRGTYSMFFDHYAEVPKSISEEIIKKNTGE comes from the coding sequence ATGTCAAGAGAGTTCTCCTTGGAAAAAACACGTAATATCGGCATCATGGCTCACATTGATGCCGGTAAAACAACGGCTACGGAACGTATTTTGTTCTATACCGGCCGTACTCATAAAATTGGAGAAACACATGAGGGTGCTTCCCAAATGGACTGGATGTCGCAAGAGCAAGACCGCGGGATTACGATCACTTCAGCCGCGACAACAGCCCAATGGAAAGATCATCGTATCAACATCATTGATACCCCGGGGCACGTTGATTTCACGGTTGAAGTGGAGCGTTCCCTGCGTGTCCTTGATGGGTCGGTAGCCGTACTTGATGCACAATCAGGCGTTGAGCCCCAAACCGAAACGGTTTGGCGTCAGGCTACGACGTATCATGTGCCAAGAATTGTTTTCGTCAATAAAATGGATAAAGTAGGAGCGGACTTCCTCTATTCAGTCAGTACATTAAAGGATCGTCTTGGGGCGAACGCCCAGGCTGTTCAGCTTCCGATCGGTGCTGAGGATGAATTCGAAGGAATCATCGATCTTATAGAAATGAAAGCCCACTATTATTTGGATGATTTGGGTAAAGAACCAGAAGTTCGCGAGATCCCCGATGAGTACCGTGAACAAGCCGAATCCTATCGCGAGCAACTGATTGATGCCGTTGCAGAATTCGACGAAGATCTTATGATGGCGTATTTGGAAGGCGAGGAATTAAGTAACGAGGATATTAAACGGGCAATTCGTAAAGGAACGCTGGATATTGAGTTTTATCCCGTCTTTTGTGGGTCGGCCTTTAAAAACAAAGGTGTCCAACTGGTGCTGGATGCTGTCCTTGATTACTTGCCGTCACCGACGGACGTTCCCGCTATCAAAGGGATAAAGCCGGATTCTGAAGAAGAGGTAACCCGCGAAGCTGATGACGAAGGATCATTTTCCGCCTTGGCTTTTAAAATTATGACAGACCCGTATGTCGGAAAATTGACGTTCTTCCGCGTCTATTCAGGTACGCTTTCCTCGGGGTCTTATGTGCGCAATTCGTCCAAAGATAACCGTGAACGTGTCGGACGGCTTTTGCAGATGCACGCCAATTCACGGGAAGAGATTTCTAGAGTCTACTCCGGAGATATTGCCGCCGGCATCGGATTGAAAGACACGTCGACAGGTGATACACTTTGTGATGAGAAGGATCGTGTGATTCTTGAATCAATGGACTTCCCGGAAACAGTCATCTCCTTGTCGGTAGAGCCTAAGTCAAAAGCGGATCAGGATAAAATGGGCGTTGCACTTGGCAAACTTGCGGAAGAAGACCCTACGTTCAAAACGTATACAGATGAGGAAACGGGCCAAACGGTCATTTCCGGAATGGGTGAACTTCACCTTGATATCATCGTCGATCGTCTGAAGCGAGAGTTTAAAGTCGAGGCGCAAGTCGGCGCTCCGCAAGTCTCTTATCGTGAAACGATTCAAACCTCCGCGCAATGTGAAGGCAAGTTCATTCGTCAATCCGGAGGCCGTGGCCAATATGGTCATGTTTGGATCGAATTTAGTCCTAATGAACAAGGCGCTGGCTTTGAATTTCAAAATGCAGTCGTTGGCGGGGTCGTTCCAAAGGATTATATCAACTCAGTGGAGCAGGGTGTGGAAGAAGCGTTGCAAAACGGTTTGCTCGCCGGCTATCCGATGATTGATGTAAAAGCGCGTTTATATGATGGGTCCTATCACGATGTGGATTCGAATGAAATGGCATATAAAATTGCTGCCTCAATGGCGCTTAAAGAAGCAAAATCCAGGTGTCAACCAGTTCTGCTCGAACCGCTGATGAAAGTTGAAATCATCGTACCGGAAGAATACATGGGCGATGTTATGGGTGATATTACATCACGACGCGGCCGAGTTGAAGGAATGGGCGCCCGAGGCAACGCGCAAATCATTAGCGCTTTCGTTCCGCTTGCAGAGATGTTTGGGTATGCTACAAACCTCCGCTCCAACACGCAAGGACGCGGAACATATTCGATGTTCTTCGATCATTATGCGGAAGTGCCGAAGAGCATTTCTGAAGAGATCATTAAAAAGAACACTGGTGAATAA
- the rpsG gene encoding 30S ribosomal protein S7 → MPRKGPVPRREVLPDPLYNSKLVTRLINRIMIDGKKGKAQNILYKSFDLVRERSGEEPMEIFDQALKNIMPVLEVKARRVGGANYQVPIEVKPDRRTTLGLRWLVSYARLRGEKSMEERLANEILDAANNTGSAVRKREDTHRMAEANKAFAHYRW, encoded by the coding sequence ATGCCTCGTAAAGGTCCAGTACCTCGTCGTGAAGTATTGCCGGATCCGCTTTATAATTCCAAGTTGGTGACTAGGCTCATTAACCGCATTATGATTGATGGAAAAAAAGGGAAGGCACAAAATATCCTATATAAATCTTTCGACTTGGTTCGTGAACGCAGTGGTGAGGAACCAATGGAAATCTTTGACCAGGCGTTGAAAAATATTATGCCGGTGCTTGAAGTTAAGGCGCGCCGTGTCGGTGGTGCCAACTATCAGGTTCCAATTGAAGTAAAGCCTGATCGCCGTACAACCTTAGGCTTGCGTTGGTTGGTAAGCTACGCGCGTTTGCGCGGTGAAAAATCAATGGAAGAGCGCTTGGCGAATGAAATATTGGATGCAGCCAATAATACCGGTTCAGCTGTCAGAAAACGTGAAGACACGCACCGTATGGCAGAAGCAAATAAAGCATTTGCCCATTACCGTTGGTAG
- the rpsL gene encoding 30S ribosomal protein S12, with amino-acid sequence MPTINQLVRKRRQSKPKTSDAPALNKGFDSIRKEPTNQSSPQKQGVCTRVGTMTPKKPNSALRKYARVRLTNGIEVTAYIPGIGHNLQEHSVVLIRGGRVKDLPGVRYHIVRGSLDTAGVQGRKQGRSKYGTKRAKK; translated from the coding sequence ATGCCAACCATTAATCAACTTGTTCGCAAGCGGCGTCAATCGAAGCCGAAAACATCTGACGCGCCTGCGCTTAACAAAGGTTTTGACAGCATTAGGAAAGAGCCGACCAATCAATCTTCTCCGCAAAAGCAAGGCGTTTGTACACGTGTTGGTACAATGACGCCAAAAAAACCAAACTCGGCATTGCGTAAGTATGCACGTGTTCGTTTGACCAATGGGATTGAAGTAACGGCATACATCCCGGGAATCGGCCACAATTTGCAGGAGCACAGCGTTGTGCTTATTCGCGGAGGCCGGGTGAAAGACCTTCCGGGTGTTCGCTATCACATTGTCCGGGGAAGCCTTGACACTGCAGGTGTCCAGGGCCGCAAGCAAGGCCGTTCCAAATACGGAACAAAACGTGCAAAAAAATAA